Proteins from a single region of Flavobacteriales bacterium:
- a CDS encoding 4-(cytidine 5'-diphospho)-2-C-methyl-D-erythritol kinase has translation MIVYPISKINIGLNVLKRRDDGFHNLSTLFYPIGLRDILEIKKSNQFKFSSSGLEIKGNLDSNLCVRAYTLLKNDFNLGPVEIYLYKVIPMGAGVGGGSSDGAYTIKVLNEIFELNIPTEKLQDYALKLGSDCPFFIDSIPAIGAGQGEKLSDTSIDLDSYYFVLICPDIHISTKVAFEKLNSNRSMNELSIERIDKWKSTITNDFEEGAFSMHPILLDYKNELYDLGALYASMSGTGSSIYGIFDKKINLDKAKFRNEFVWESE, from the coding sequence ATGATAGTTTATCCTATTTCTAAGATTAACATAGGTCTTAATGTTTTAAAGAGACGAGATGACGGGTTTCACAACCTGTCAACACTGTTTTATCCTATTGGATTACGTGATATTCTTGAAATTAAAAAATCGAATCAATTTAAGTTTAGCTCTTCAGGCTTGGAGATTAAGGGCAATCTGGATTCAAACCTGTGTGTGAGGGCTTACACCCTTTTGAAAAATGATTTTAATCTTGGTCCTGTAGAAATTTATTTATATAAGGTAATTCCAATGGGAGCAGGAGTAGGAGGAGGATCTTCGGATGGGGCTTATACAATTAAAGTGTTGAATGAAATATTCGAATTAAACATTCCAACTGAAAAACTTCAAGACTACGCATTGAAATTAGGAAGTGATTGTCCCTTTTTTATTGATTCTATTCCTGCAATTGGGGCTGGTCAAGGTGAAAAATTATCGGATACTTCAATTGACCTGGATAGCTATTATTTTGTTCTTATTTGTCCGGATATTCATATTAGTACCAAAGTAGCTTTTGAGAAACTGAATAGTAATAGAAGTATGAATGAACTAAGTATAGAAAGGATTGATAAATGGAAATCAACCATAACCAATGATTTTGAAGAAGGTGCTTTTAGCATGCATCCTATTCTGTTAGATTATAAAAATGAGTTGTACGATCTAGGTGCTTTATATGCATCTATGAGTGGAACAGGTTCTTCTATTTATGGGATCTTTGATAAAAAGATAAATTTGGATAAAGCTAAATTCAGAAATGAATTTGTATGGGAGTCAGAATAA